One Euphorbia lathyris chromosome 1, ddEupLath1.1, whole genome shotgun sequence DNA segment encodes these proteins:
- the LOC136210608 gene encoding uncharacterized protein isoform X3, translated as MQGGRGGRGDPFFGGFGDPFGGFGDSFGGFGGIGGGFGGIGGGFANHRSLMSNFFGGRDPFDNPFFTRPFGGGMFESHFFGSNGSPFASMRPSFIENQPPEPKKLSGPIIEELSSDDENEEAEKNKKENPRKHGRSSKEPYVEDPDDEAEERKRKLVQHRGSHNRFSGMEQQPQTRSFCFQSSTVSYGGTDGTYYTSSKTRRTGSDGLTFEESKEADSSTRQASHRISRGLHNKGHTLTRKLESDDELNGFEEAWKGNAIKYLPGWSGNSSGHAIAGFNSSGQSTEAGRGGWALPSTEQVQRMENPVQDGRGKGQGCSSQEG; from the exons ATGCAAGGAGGGAGGGGTGGCAGAGGAGATCCGTTCTTTGGTGGTTTTGGTGATCCCTTTGGTGGTTTTGGTGATTCCTTTGGTGGTTTTGGGGGCATTGGTGGTGGTTTTGGGGGCATTGGTGGTGGTTTTGCTAATCACAGAAGTCTGATGTCCAATTTTTTCGGTGGAAGGGATCCATTTGATAATCCTTTCTTCACAAGGCCTTTTGGAGGTGGCATGTTCGAGTCACATTTCTTTGGTTCCAATGGAAGCCCATTTGCTTCCATGCGGCCATCATTTATTGAGAATCAACCTCCAGAACCCAAGAAGCTAAGTGGACCTATTATTGAAGAACTAAGCTCTGatgatgaaaatgaagaagctgagaaaAATAAGAAAGAGAATCCTAGAAAACATGGTAGATCAAGCAAGGAGCCATATGTTGAAGACCCAGACGATGAAGCTGAAG agagaaaaagaaagctCGTGCAGCATAGAGGTAGTCATAACAGGTTCAGTGGCATGGAGCAGCAGCCACAGACACGCAGTTTCTGTTTTCAGAGCTCTACTGTTTCATATGGTGGGACTGATGGCACATACTATACTTCATCCAAGACTAGAAGAACTGGGAGTGATGGA TTGACATTTGAAGAAAGCAAGGAAGCCGATAGTTCTACTCGACAAGCAAGTCACAGGATCTCTAGGGGACTTCACAATAAG GGTCATACACTTACTAGGAAGCTAGAATCAGATG ATGAGCTTAATGGTTTTGAAGAAGCCTGGAAGGGAAATGCTATAAAGTACCTGCCTGGTTGGAGTGGCAATTCAAGCGGCCATGCTATCG CAGGGTTTAATAGCAGTGGACAGAGTACAGAGGCAGGCCGAGGAGGTTGGGCACTTCCATCTACAGAGCAGGTACAGCGTATGGAAAACCCAGTACAAGATGGTAGAGGCAAAGGGCAGGGATGCAGCAGTCAGGAAGGATGA
- the LOC136210608 gene encoding uncharacterized protein isoform X4, with the protein MQGGRGGRGDPFFGGFGDPFGGFGDSFGGFGGIGGGFGGIGGGFANHRSLMSNFFGGRDPFDNPFFTRPFGGGMFESHFFGSNGSPFASMRPSFIENQPPEPKKLSGPIIEELSSDDENEEAEKNKKENPRKHGRSSKEPYVEDPDDEAEERKRKLVQHRGSHNRFSGMEQQPQTRSFCFQSSTVSYGGTDGTYYTSSKTRRTGSDGLTFEESKEADSSTRQASHRISRGLHNKGHTLTRKLESDDELNGFEEAWKGNAIKYLPGWSGNSSGHAIGFNSSGQSTEAGRGGWALPSTEQVQRMENPVQDGRGKGQGCSSQEG; encoded by the exons ATGCAAGGAGGGAGGGGTGGCAGAGGAGATCCGTTCTTTGGTGGTTTTGGTGATCCCTTTGGTGGTTTTGGTGATTCCTTTGGTGGTTTTGGGGGCATTGGTGGTGGTTTTGGGGGCATTGGTGGTGGTTTTGCTAATCACAGAAGTCTGATGTCCAATTTTTTCGGTGGAAGGGATCCATTTGATAATCCTTTCTTCACAAGGCCTTTTGGAGGTGGCATGTTCGAGTCACATTTCTTTGGTTCCAATGGAAGCCCATTTGCTTCCATGCGGCCATCATTTATTGAGAATCAACCTCCAGAACCCAAGAAGCTAAGTGGACCTATTATTGAAGAACTAAGCTCTGatgatgaaaatgaagaagctgagaaaAATAAGAAAGAGAATCCTAGAAAACATGGTAGATCAAGCAAGGAGCCATATGTTGAAGACCCAGACGATGAAGCTGAAG agagaaaaagaaagctCGTGCAGCATAGAGGTAGTCATAACAGGTTCAGTGGCATGGAGCAGCAGCCACAGACACGCAGTTTCTGTTTTCAGAGCTCTACTGTTTCATATGGTGGGACTGATGGCACATACTATACTTCATCCAAGACTAGAAGAACTGGGAGTGATGGA TTGACATTTGAAGAAAGCAAGGAAGCCGATAGTTCTACTCGACAAGCAAGTCACAGGATCTCTAGGGGACTTCACAATAAG GGTCATACACTTACTAGGAAGCTAGAATCAGATG ATGAGCTTAATGGTTTTGAAGAAGCCTGGAAGGGAAATGCTATAAAGTACCTGCCTGGTTGGAGTGGCAATTCAAGCGGCCATGCTATCG GGTTTAATAGCAGTGGACAGAGTACAGAGGCAGGCCGAGGAGGTTGGGCACTTCCATCTACAGAGCAGGTACAGCGTATGGAAAACCCAGTACAAGATGGTAGAGGCAAAGGGCAGGGATGCAGCAGTCAGGAAGGATGA
- the LOC136210608 gene encoding uncharacterized protein isoform X2 yields MQGGRGGRGDPFFGGFGDPFGGFGDSFGGFGGIGGGFGGIGGGFANHRSLMSNFFGGRDPFDNPFFTRPFGGGMFESHFFGSNGSPFASMRPSFIENQPPEPKKLSGPIIEELSSDDENEEAEKNKKENPRKHGRSSKEPYVEDPDDEAEERKRKLVQHRGSHNRFSGMEQQPQTRSFCFQSSTVSYGGTDGTYYTSSKTRRTGSDGLTFEESKEADSSTRQASHRISRGLHNKGHTLTRKLESDGKVESMQTLHNLNEDELNGFEEAWKGNAIKYLPGWSGNSSGHAIGFNSSGQSTEAGRGGWALPSTEQVQRMENPVQDGRGKGQGCSSQEG; encoded by the exons ATGCAAGGAGGGAGGGGTGGCAGAGGAGATCCGTTCTTTGGTGGTTTTGGTGATCCCTTTGGTGGTTTTGGTGATTCCTTTGGTGGTTTTGGGGGCATTGGTGGTGGTTTTGGGGGCATTGGTGGTGGTTTTGCTAATCACAGAAGTCTGATGTCCAATTTTTTCGGTGGAAGGGATCCATTTGATAATCCTTTCTTCACAAGGCCTTTTGGAGGTGGCATGTTCGAGTCACATTTCTTTGGTTCCAATGGAAGCCCATTTGCTTCCATGCGGCCATCATTTATTGAGAATCAACCTCCAGAACCCAAGAAGCTAAGTGGACCTATTATTGAAGAACTAAGCTCTGatgatgaaaatgaagaagctgagaaaAATAAGAAAGAGAATCCTAGAAAACATGGTAGATCAAGCAAGGAGCCATATGTTGAAGACCCAGACGATGAAGCTGAAG agagaaaaagaaagctCGTGCAGCATAGAGGTAGTCATAACAGGTTCAGTGGCATGGAGCAGCAGCCACAGACACGCAGTTTCTGTTTTCAGAGCTCTACTGTTTCATATGGTGGGACTGATGGCACATACTATACTTCATCCAAGACTAGAAGAACTGGGAGTGATGGA TTGACATTTGAAGAAAGCAAGGAAGCCGATAGTTCTACTCGACAAGCAAGTCACAGGATCTCTAGGGGACTTCACAATAAG GGTCATACACTTACTAGGAAGCTAGAATCAGATGGTAAGGTGGAATCGATGCAGACATTGCATAATCTTAATGAAG ATGAGCTTAATGGTTTTGAAGAAGCCTGGAAGGGAAATGCTATAAAGTACCTGCCTGGTTGGAGTGGCAATTCAAGCGGCCATGCTATCG GGTTTAATAGCAGTGGACAGAGTACAGAGGCAGGCCGAGGAGGTTGGGCACTTCCATCTACAGAGCAGGTACAGCGTATGGAAAACCCAGTACAAGATGGTAGAGGCAAAGGGCAGGGATGCAGCAGTCAGGAAGGATGA
- the LOC136210608 gene encoding uncharacterized protein isoform X1 has product MQGGRGGRGDPFFGGFGDPFGGFGDSFGGFGGIGGGFGGIGGGFANHRSLMSNFFGGRDPFDNPFFTRPFGGGMFESHFFGSNGSPFASMRPSFIENQPPEPKKLSGPIIEELSSDDENEEAEKNKKENPRKHGRSSKEPYVEDPDDEAEERKRKLVQHRGSHNRFSGMEQQPQTRSFCFQSSTVSYGGTDGTYYTSSKTRRTGSDGLTFEESKEADSSTRQASHRISRGLHNKGHTLTRKLESDGKVESMQTLHNLNEDELNGFEEAWKGNAIKYLPGWSGNSSGHAIAGFNSSGQSTEAGRGGWALPSTEQVQRMENPVQDGRGKGQGCSSQEG; this is encoded by the exons ATGCAAGGAGGGAGGGGTGGCAGAGGAGATCCGTTCTTTGGTGGTTTTGGTGATCCCTTTGGTGGTTTTGGTGATTCCTTTGGTGGTTTTGGGGGCATTGGTGGTGGTTTTGGGGGCATTGGTGGTGGTTTTGCTAATCACAGAAGTCTGATGTCCAATTTTTTCGGTGGAAGGGATCCATTTGATAATCCTTTCTTCACAAGGCCTTTTGGAGGTGGCATGTTCGAGTCACATTTCTTTGGTTCCAATGGAAGCCCATTTGCTTCCATGCGGCCATCATTTATTGAGAATCAACCTCCAGAACCCAAGAAGCTAAGTGGACCTATTATTGAAGAACTAAGCTCTGatgatgaaaatgaagaagctgagaaaAATAAGAAAGAGAATCCTAGAAAACATGGTAGATCAAGCAAGGAGCCATATGTTGAAGACCCAGACGATGAAGCTGAAG agagaaaaagaaagctCGTGCAGCATAGAGGTAGTCATAACAGGTTCAGTGGCATGGAGCAGCAGCCACAGACACGCAGTTTCTGTTTTCAGAGCTCTACTGTTTCATATGGTGGGACTGATGGCACATACTATACTTCATCCAAGACTAGAAGAACTGGGAGTGATGGA TTGACATTTGAAGAAAGCAAGGAAGCCGATAGTTCTACTCGACAAGCAAGTCACAGGATCTCTAGGGGACTTCACAATAAG GGTCATACACTTACTAGGAAGCTAGAATCAGATGGTAAGGTGGAATCGATGCAGACATTGCATAATCTTAATGAAG ATGAGCTTAATGGTTTTGAAGAAGCCTGGAAGGGAAATGCTATAAAGTACCTGCCTGGTTGGAGTGGCAATTCAAGCGGCCATGCTATCG CAGGGTTTAATAGCAGTGGACAGAGTACAGAGGCAGGCCGAGGAGGTTGGGCACTTCCATCTACAGAGCAGGTACAGCGTATGGAAAACCCAGTACAAGATGGTAGAGGCAAAGGGCAGGGATGCAGCAGTCAGGAAGGATGA